From a region of the Triticum aestivum cultivar Chinese Spring chromosome 7D, IWGSC CS RefSeq v2.1, whole genome shotgun sequence genome:
- the LOC123167389 gene encoding uncharacterized protein: MSLSHRRPHLPPGAPPVGDPYYHLYAPQPLQHPDPRQGVVTLFVAGLPDDVKPREIHNLFSRRPGFDHCLLEYTGRGNQAVAFVSFFTHHAALAAMDSLNGSVFDPDNGDCLHIELAKSNSRKRHGGGGEVYRVIDKRVRTEENSDNDNNRDEGDDDVSGNDDGEGGSDGPSDEENDNSSDKNELPTDQSGEPGIKQQKGRSSSNDQPDKIPPCSTLFLSNLGQACTEKELEELLSKQPGFHVLKMRRRGGLPAAFADFTDIESSTAAMENLKGTILSSSDSDGLQIEYARSKMRKS; this comes from the exons ATGAGCCTCTCCCACCGCCGCCCCCACCTGCCGCCCGGCGCGCCGCCGGTGGGGGATCCCTACTACCACCTGTACGCGCCCCAGCCTCTCCAGCACCCGGACCCGCGGCAGGGCGTCGTCACGCTCttcgtcgccggcctccccgacGACGTCAAGCCCCGCGAGATCCACAACCTCTTCTCCCGCCGCCCCGGCTTCGACCACTGCCTCCTCGAGTACACCGGCCGCGGCAACCAg GCTGTTGCATTTGTGTCATTCTTCACCCATCACGCGGCCCTGGCAGCAATGGATTCGTTAAAT GGATCTGTTTTTGATCCCGATAACGGTGATTGCTTGCACATTGAGCTAGCTAAGTCAAATTCACGCAAACGCCATGGAG GTGGTGGTGAGGTCTACAGAGTAATTGACAAGCGAGTTCGAACAGAGGAAAATTCTGACAATGATAACAAccgtgatgaaggtgatgatgatgtATCAGGCAATGATGATG GAGAGGGTGGATCTGATGGACCATCGGATGAAGAAAATGATAATTCCAGCGACAAGAACGAGTTACCCACGGACCAAAG TGGTGAACCAGGGATCAAGCAGCAGAAGGGGCGTTCTTCTTCAAAT GATCAGCCAGACAAAATTCCACCTTGCTCTACTTTATTTCTTTCAAATTTGGGACAAGCATGTACAGAGAAGGAGCTAGAGGAACTTTTGTCTAA GCAACCTGGATTTCATGTGCTTAAAATGCGTCGCCGCGGTGGACTGCCTGCAGCTTTTGCTGATTTTACG GATATCGAGTCATCCACAGCTGCTATGGAGAACCTCAAAGGCACCATCCTGTCTTCTTCCGATAGCGATGGCTTGCAAATTGA GTACGCCAGGTCAAAGATGAGGAAGAGCTAG
- the LOC123168054 gene encoding NAC domain-containing protein 2-like, whose protein sequence is MEERKQRLVLNLPPGYHFAPTDMELIVHYLRRKMDGHPPHLPIFKDVPITDYRPEQITEVFMDCGEERWYFFTKRTRKYATGNRPDRTTPGRGYWKATGPQRLIRTGPSKAYPLVGRRRTLVFYTGPDEAAKTAWTMYEYENLTSEEEANDKNADKLGEWVLCTIQRQKNQRSADDTIKGKAGGRKRKGKAQKGADDQVLQIQGTQEVAEKVDETDMFELEQASRPNKRPQLMQQQHDEPAPPPPCPETMIPAQDCDYGPGTAPPSQEPPPQLSDSEMVDRPGVSCYGFDESMLLSLLEYETMAPLLLGLGYNDYSTTPYQPATSYLDAPAAPLGAFSYGYGSAAHQPAGHLNNGAYAGGHPGGLLGTSNSTYSYPQQHSYAAGSSSSTYLQQHPHAAGTNKLAPSSSTYTYQQQHAHAAGTTKAAGTNKLASSNGTYQQQHSYAAGTNKADGTSNLSISNSTYTYQLQQSCAAGANKLALVRGAMSSGIGKGSDVQLQVEL, encoded by the exons ATGGAAGAAAGGAAGCAACGTTTGGTGCTGAACCTGCCCCCCGGCTACCACTTCGCGCCGACGGACATGGAGCTCATTGTCCACTACCTCCGCCGGAAGATGGACGGCCACCCGCCGCACCTGCCCATCTTCAAGGACGTGCCCATCACCGACTACCGCCCGGAGCAGATCACAG AGGTGTTCATGGACTGCGGGGAGGAGCGGTGGTACTTCTTCACCAAGCGGACCCGCAAGTACGCGACGGGCAATCGGCCGGACCGGACGACGCCGGGCAGGGGCTACTGGAAGGCCACCGGCCCTCAGCGTCTGATCCGCACCGGCCCCTCGAAGGCTTACCCGCTGGTCGGGCGCCGGAGGACGCTCGTGTTCTACACCGGACCCGACGAGGCGGCCAAGACCGCCTGGACCATGTACGAGTACGAGAACCTCACGTCCGAGGAGGAGGCCAACGACAAGAACGCCGACAAG CTTGGCGAGTGGGTGCTGTGCACGATACAGAGGCAGAAAAACCAGCGCAGCGCCGACGACACGATCAAGGGCAAGGCGggcgggaggaagaggaagggCAAGGCACAGAAGGGAGCTGATGATCAAGTCCTCCAGATTCAGGGAACCCAGGAGGTGGCAGAGAAAGTTGATGAGACGGACATGTTTGAGTTGGAGCAAGCCAGCCGCCCCAACAAGAGACCACAACTGATGCAGCAGCAGCATGATGAACCGGCACCGCCACCGCCATGCCCAGAGACGATGATACCAGCACAAGACTGTGACTACGGTCCAGGCACCGCGCCGCCGTCGCAGGAACCGCCGCCGCAGCTCTCAGATTCAGAGATGGTAGATCGTCCTGGTGTTTCATGCTACGGCTTTGATGAGTCCATGCTGCTGTCGCTGCTGGAATATGAGACGATGGCGCCTCTACTTCTAGGACTAGGATACAACGACTACAGCACGACGCCGTATCAGCCGGCCACCAGCTACCTAGATGCTCCAGCGGCGCCTCTTGGAGCATTCAGTTACGGTTATGGCAGCGCTGCACATCAACCAGCGGGTCACCTAAACAACGGTGCGTACGCCGGCGGTCATCCCGGTGGCCTTTTGGGCACCAGCAACAGCACATATAGTTACCCGCAGCAGCACTCCTACGCCGCTGGCAGCAGTTCATCTACTTACCTGCAGCAGCATCCACACGCCGCCGGAACCAACAAGTTGGCCCCCAGCAGCAGTACATATACTTACCAGCAGCAGCATGCACACGCCGCTGGAACAACCAAGGCCGCCGGAACCAACAAGTTGGCCAGCAGCAATGGTACTTACCAGCAGCAGCATTCATACGCCGCCGGAACCAACAAGGCTGATGGAACCAGCAATCTGTCCATCAGCAACAGTACATATACTTACCAGCTGCAGCAGTCATGCGCCGCGGGAGCCAACAAGTTGGCATTGGTCAGGGGAGCGATGAGCAGCGGCATTGGTAAAGGGAGCGATGTGCAGCTACAGGTAGAGCTGTGA